A segment of the Camelus bactrianus isolate YW-2024 breed Bactrian camel chromosome 22, ASM4877302v1, whole genome shotgun sequence genome:
AGCAGGGCACGTGGATTTGGGAAAGCAGCCACCTCGCAAAACAAGTTCAAAGGGCACAAAGGgtaaaggaggggaaagaagtcAAATTAGGCCCAACTCCAAATGACTTCTTAAGAAATCAAGACAGCGATGCTGACTTACCCTTCCTGAAACGCCAACAGGACCATCCCcaaatccatttaaaaacttcAAGATTGAAACATGCCACACCAACACTGGTGCCGCTTCACCCTGTTCAGAAAGCCTGCGCAGGAGAGCACCCCTGGCACCACGTAAGCTGCTGAGCCAAAGCCGGCCGCAGAAAACACAGACGAAGTGGGCGAACAAGATGATGATTTCGGGGTTGGGAACACACGGCGCTGCCAACCGCTTTCCAAACcacggccgccgccgccagcCTCTGAAGGACTCCGCGGCTTCCCCACGGACGTCAAGGGAAGCCCGCGAGGCCAGCACCCGACGGTGGGAGCGGGGCCGTTCCCGTCCTAGGGGTCCCTGGGTTCCAGGGTCCCGGCCTCCACCCCCTACACGggcccctcccccattcccccGCCCAGCGAGGGCCGGCCTGGGAAGCGCCGCGAGCAAAGCCCCAGCCCGAGCGGGCCCCGTCCCGCCCAAGATCCCTGGCAAGCGGACGGCGGGGCAGCCCGGCCGGGGGCGTGCCCGGGCTCGGGCTCGGggtcgcggggccggggccgaagccgacgccgacgccgacgcccCAGCTGAGTCCGCCGAGGCCGGGCGGGGGCCGCGCGGAAGGGCGCGGCCGGCAAGCGGGGCGCGGACACTCACCACACGACGCCGTGGGAGCCCTCGCCGAGGTCGCAGGTTGCTGCAGCGCGGCCCCTCGTCGAACACCTGCCCGCGGACCACCTCGGGGCGCGCGCCCGCCGCCCCCGCGCTGGACACGAAGTTCCGCGGCCGCCGCTCGGCCAGCGCCGCGCCTCCCAGAGggaccgcgccgccgccgctgcagccgccgccgctgtcgGAGGGAGGAGGACCGGCATCGCTGGGGAGACCTGACGACCCGCAGTCCGCTCGACCAACTGCTGCCTGCCCGCCTGACGAACTGACCTGACCGTTGGGCGGGCGGAGGGAGGGGCGCCGCTGAGGAGGGCGcccgggcggggccgggcagcGCACGCACGCGGATTGGCTCCCGTGGCCCCGGGGGCGGGTCTCGTGGCCACACAGACTTGTAGTCTTGTTGCCTATTAGGAAATGATTCGGCTATGAACGTTTGTACACAAGCtggttttttttaaccacattgtTCATTGTAATTTTACTCGAACTTCatagattaaaaaactaaaacaaaaatagagggaTTAACCgcatttcaaataaatgtatCTTTGTCATTGGAAACATTGTTTCATAAAAGATCTCTATAATGTACAAAAAGAGCTaatgataaatacatacatacatacatacataaattaaaTTATGAAATGCATTAATCTATTGATTCTGTTTTGAAAGATTAACATTAACAGATTCCCTTCTGAATTTCGAATAGTTATATATATGAGGAAAACTGCTGAGAGAATGGTGAGCCCGGGACGTGCAGCTGACAGTAGCTAGGGGTGGGAGCAACCCAGCCCGGCTCCCTCCAAGCCTGTGCCCTTTAGATTGGAGGGGACAGTGCTCTGCACCAGCGGGCGGGGTGCCCTGCGGCCTCAAGCCAAGCTGCAGGTGTAGGGCTACTCAGGTGACTGTCTCTTCCTAGCAGCTCAGCCCCTCAAGCGCCAgctccccagctctcctctccctccGCCTGAGTGTGTCTTGTCCACCGCCCTAACCTCGAGTCACCAACAGGGAAAACCCAGGGATGGCGGAGGGCGACGGTTCTTCCACCTCCCTTTCCAGGGtgcccctgctgtcctgtctcctcTGAATCAACAAGGGGCTGGCCCAGAGAGGCAAGGGGTCCAACAGGGGCCTGAGGTCCCTACCCAAGTCCCAGGCAGGCCAGGCTGGCCCCACTCCCAGTGCCCTGCGGGGAGAAGGCTGCGCTGGCTCCATGCTCCCCATGCTCCCCTGGGCGAGACCCCCGCACACTGACCTGCTTCTCATTCTCATCCTCCAGCCTCAGCCGGTCCTCAATGCAGTTCCGGGCCTGCAGGAGGGCCTTCCTCTGGGAGCGCCCAGCCAGGATCCTCACAAAGACCCCGTACATGTTCACACTGAGGAAGAGCAGGGCGTTGGCGCCGAGCTGGATGGGAGAGAACAATGCAGAGTGCTGGGCGCAGGGGTCCCCACTCCGCAGAGGCTCCTAGGAGTCCCCCGACAACCAGCCCATGATAGAACCACGCCAGCCAGACCCAAGTGCAGAGCCGTTTGGTTTCACGTGGCCAAGGGCCAGGGAAGCaacctcacccctcaccctgtgcaGGGGCTATAAGCTTGTCACGTAATGGAATCATCTGCAAGGATGCAAGGGCTGTCCCCGCAAAATTCACGTGGAAGTCCTGACCCCCAATCTATCAGTGTGCCTGTATTTGGAGAGAGGGTCTTCCAGGAGGTAACccagttaaaatgaggccatgagGGTGGGCCCTGGTCtgacatgactggtgtccttataagaggattACAACGCAGACAGGCACAGAGGGACGACCGTGAGGACCCAGAGAGAAGACGGCCGTCTCcacaccaaggagagaggcctcaggagaaaccagcctccagaactgtgagaagccAACGTCGactgtgtaagccacccagtcggTGGCACTTTGTTCCCACAGCCCTCGGAATTACCCTAGAAACTAGACGTGAAGACAGAGTGATTATTTCCGCAAAGGCTACATCTGGAGAGAAGCTGTGAAGGAgggttgattaaaaaaagaaagaaagaacggcACTTGGGTATGAAGTGAACCCCTGTGATACATGCACGAAGGTAAAAATGTGTCCAGAGACTCTCCCAGTGCCCCTGGGTTCTCAGGCCACGTCGATGGACAAGCGAGAGACGGGCCCGGCTGAGAAGGACCCCCTCCAGGGCAGCCGAGGCCCAGACTCAAGAGGCTGGGACTTGCTCGACCAGGAAAGGATGCGCGAGTGAATATGCGGGTCTGAGGGCAGCAGCATTTACTGCCTCCTGCTTCCACCTTGCCTCAACTCCAGTCCAGTCCAGACCACCCAGGACCGAGCTTGGGGGACTTTACACGGACAGAGGACCCACTCGCCCCTGGTCGCACTGCACAGAGTGGCAGGCCTGGGGGAGGATCAGACCCCACTTCCCCACCGGTCCTCCACAGCTGGTCTGTCCCTACCTCTTATGGCCACAAGAAAGCAGTGCCTCTCGTGGGCCGGCAGACGCAGCACATCCCCCCGGGGCCCCCAGGCCgataacagagagagagagagagagagagagagaatgaacgcCCGCCCACCTCCTGGTGGGGCTGCGGTGTTTACAACCATTGTACAAAACCGCTGCCCCTCCGCCGCTGCAAAAATGGATGATTTTGTGCCCGATTAAACTCCAGCATTTCCTGCAGGTTCCAAGGGACACCGCTCCTCGTGGATTAACCGGAAGCACGCCCCACCCAGGACTGTCAGCCGCACCCGACTGCACAGGGCAAACAGAGCAGTCCTTGGGCAGAGTCCAGGCAGCGATGGGCTAGACGGCCTTAACAGGGTGAGCAGCAGAACGAGGAGAAAAAAACCAGGAGGTGGCAGCCGGCAGTGACCACCACCTAGAGACATGAGAGCTGTTCACAGGAGGTGACAGGGAGCAAGGCCGAGGGACTCGAACCTGCAGGACCGCAGCTCACAATGGTCATCTCCCTAAACGCCCCAGCAGGGGGTGAATCCCCCAGAAAGCTCAGCCGGGGCCGCTCCGTCTCACGTACACCTGACAGAGAGGATGCGCACATCCCTACATCACACACGGTCTCACAAATACGCAAATATGCAAGAATATTACGCCGCAGATCACCTCATGAGTCCTACCTCTGCCACCCAGGTCGAGGGACGGCTCTACTGAGGGGACAGGAGAGTGGACCAAAGTCGTATAAAAACGGTGCTCACTGTCACCCTGAAGACTTCATCGTGACTTGCTCATCTCCACGTGACTCTGAACATCTCCACGTGACCCGGACGTCTCCCCGTGACCCTGGACTTCTCCATGTGACCTGACCATCTCCATGTGACCCAGGACATCTCCAAGTGACCCTGATCACCTTCACTGTGACCCTGAACATCTCCAGATCTGACTGTCCCTCCTAGCTGGGACAGCTATGCTTGAATCGGGTGCAGGGCTGGAACACAAATGGCCAGCACTGGCTGCACCTAGGGGAGCTGTGCTGAGCCCCTGCGTCAGGCATGTTTTCTGTGTCTAAAGGACCATCCGCTGTATTTTGGGATCAGCTCATGCCGATCTGTATATGAAGGCACTTCTCTGGTGGCGACAGGAAGACTGGCATCTATGGAACAATAAACTGCAGTTTGGTAGAGTCAATATTTAAATGTGCACTGAGCATGTTTAAAGCACCCACAGGCACAGCAGCAGACACATttctaaaaattcaaacaatttgCACAAAATGTGCTTCTCTCCCAGCAGACCGTTCATCGCTCGTGGCATCGTCATGGCCCCTCTCAGCCTCAGCTTAAGGCTCTGAACACAAAGAACGTACAACACACAGGACACCCTCCCTGGATGCAGCAGTAACCTCTCCTGAGATGCCCTCCCAGCCCGGCGCCCCCACAGCTTCCGCAGACCCCTGCGGAGGAACCCAGCTGTCACTGTCAGGTGGGGGACACAGTCAGGCAGAGGACAAGGAGTCCAACTGAGGGGCCAGGTGCCCAGGGTCGGCTCAGCACAGGGTGCAGGACGCCACAGGCCACCCTCTTGGGCCTGGAAGACACGGCTTTTCCAGAAAGCAAGGCCTCAGTTGGCTTGTGGCAGAAACAAGGGAGGTAGGGGTTCCCACTAAGGTCTGGGCAGAGAGGTGAGACATGGGTTGGGAGGCAGAAGAGCCAGTAGAGGCTGGACAGTTTGGGAAAAATCAATTGCAGAGTGGCGGCGGGCTGGGTCACCGGGAGTCCCACCTTGTCACCTCCTTTATACCCACCTTCATCACACCTTCCCTTTACTCCACCCATGGTGATCCCCCAGGGAGACCGAGGCCCCGCTGGGCGCTCACTGAGTACCTGGCTGCCCCGTCAACACCGTCTGAGCTGCTCACGTGgacagcagccccagccccgccccacagTGCAAGTCTTGTGGGTAGGGTGAGGCAGGTGCAGAGATCCGGGGGTTGATGGGGGGGGGGTCCTCCCCTGCCTGGTGCTGTGCACTCACATTCGTACACCCAGTGTGCTTCCAGGCACCCCGCTGACCTTCCCCCAGGAGGCAGATGAAGAGGCCACCCACACGATGGCAACGCTGCCTGcacacctgcctccctccttcattCACTGCCTCCCCGCAGTCAGGAGCCACGGTGATGGGCACACGGCAGGGACAACCCACAGGGCACGGGGAGGTTTAACGACTAGCTGCCTAATCGACAGTAAGTGACGAAGATGACAAGGCAGAGAGAAACCCGCCTAGAGGCCACCTGCCGGCAGGTGTGGTCTGGAGAGGGTGCTGGTTCACAGTGGCAGCAAGAGAGGTGATGGGGGAAACAGgttgagagggaagggggaaacaggttgagagggaagggggaaactGCTCGGGGCagggtgtgtgttggggtggaggCTGAGCGCCACACACCCCAGAGCATGTGGCCACAAGGCCTCCCGGAAGTGACAAGTCCTCACCACCCCCGCCCGGCAACCCCACTCTACAGACATGGGGACGCTGAGGAAGTTCAGGGGCCCCAGCTGCAGAGGGCAGTACACAGCCGGGAGCCCAACATACTGGCCTCCCTGTACCTGCCCTGCACTCCTGGCCTTGGCGTACCTCCCACACACGCCTGGCCTCAGCATACAAGGCCCCCAAGGACCTGCTCACAGCCCATGCTGCCCTGGAGGCCTGGGCCCTGCCTGGACCCCAATCCTGCACCTTCCCCACCCTTTGAAGGCTTCCTTTTCCGGCTGAAACCCCACGGCCCAACAGGACAGCCCCATGCCCTTCTCACACTCTGGAAATTCCAACCTGGTCAAAGCCAGCTCCATGCACGTGCCTGGCACCGGCAGAGGACACACCCCACAGAGCCGTCTCCCACGAGCGCACATCCGCGTGCCCAGTGCTACTCCAGCCGCAAGGAAGTCATCGTCGTCTGCCCTTCCTCCCTTGGGGACCTCCCTCTAGCCATCCCAGCCAGTCCCACTCCTTCGCCAGCAgggctcccctctcccctccagctgGGACCTGCCACTCTCTCTGTTTACCCTCAGCAGCCGATGTATGATTATTTCTTCCCCTTGAAAATGAGACCCTTCTCTtgactcctcttccttccccagacCTGCCcattttcctcccctttccagcaGAACTCCTAGAAAAGACCCACCCTCCCCGACCCTGCCCCTGGCCTTGGCCCTACCCCAGCCTGCTTTCCCTTCCATGGCTGCTCTGGGCAATCTGTGACCAGGTCAGGGCCACCTTCACATCCTGAGCCCAGGCTCAGGTCCCAGCATCCAGCCCACCCTGCTCAGGACCATCAgctcccctgccctgggcccctccGCCAGCCTCACACCTGCACCCCAAACATCACCCCTCCTGGTGTCTCATTCACACTCAACTTGGAACCCCATCCCCGTGTCAAAGACCCCAAATCAACGCTTTCCGCTTGGCTCAGCCAgctgtgcccctccccagcccatgcATGTCTCCAGCTGGGGGGTCTATTCAACCCACCATGGGACAGGCCCTGGTGGAACCCCTGGTCACCCCCAACACTCACCCCAGCAGCCTCTCCCACTTCTGCTGACCAGGCCCCTGGAAAATGCACAGGCCATGGACTCATCTCCACCATCAGCAAATCCTACCAGGCCCGCCACTCCACAGATGGGGGCACCTGGCCACCCCCAGCGCCAGCCGCTGCCTGGCTGCTGACAGTGCCTCCTCCCGTTCCCCTAGGATCCCCTGAACTCAGCAGCCAAGGTCAGATGGCTCTGTCCTCTGCTCTAGCCTCCTGGCCCGGAGTCCCCCTGGGCCCAGAGCCCTCTGtggcccagccctgctgcccctaCATCCTACGCTCCTTGTGTCCCCCGGCCTGGCCTCCTCTGCTTGGGGCCTCTGGGCAGGAACCCTTTCCCCAGTACGGCACCCGCTCACCCCCGACCTCCCGGAGCACCACTCAACTGTCACCTTCTCACCAGCCTACGTGACCACCGTGTCAAACAATGCACACACTCCCACCTGTACTTTCAAGATTCTCCTACCAGCCAGATccagttttttctcctttttttttttgtattgtttaaaattgaagtatagtcagtaacaatgtgtcaatttctggcatacagcataacgtttcagtcatacatacacatacgtatattccttttcaacttcttttctattacaggttactacaaaatactgaatacagATCTCTGTGccctacagaagaaatttgcttttcagctatcttatatatagttgttagtatttgcgaacctttctttttgttgtttttagcagTTTCTGTCTTCCAATACGGTTACATCCTTAACTCACTTATCACCTTCCCTGCCTGTCTGCCCCTCAAGAGGGGCCTCAGCCTGTCAGGTCCAGTGACGGATCTGGGAGACTGGGAGAGAGCCTCTCGTGCTGTAGCATGTGCCCTGGTGTTGGCTGAATGAACAACTGAGGGTGCACAGGTGGTGAGGAGGCCCAGCCTGGTCACACTGCTGGAAAGGGGCGGAGGGAAGACTCTGAGGCAGACAGCGGCGCTGCTACCTGCACTCCCCAACCTCTCTCCAGGCCGCCTCAGATCAGATCTGATAAGACTGTGTCCCAACTCTCAGATCCGTCACCAGATGAGCAGTAGGGAGGGACTCCAGCTTTACCACCAACAATAAAGGCACAGAAGAGGCAACATGTCCTGATGTCTGCAGTGACATGGCTTCTCAACCAGCCGATCCCAGCTGCCTATTAACTCACTAGACAACCAAAGGCTGTGAAGTCAGAGGCCCTTACAAGAAAACTATCATGGAGAGAAACAGACACCCCCCACTGAGGTT
Coding sequences within it:
- the LOC105062796 gene encoding uncharacterized protein LOC105062796 isoform X3, with translation MATRLQVCEATRPAPGATGANPRACAARPRPGALLSGAPPSARPTVSGGGCSGGGAVPLGGAALAERRPRNFVSSAGAAGARPEVVRGQVFDEGPRCSNLRPRRGLPRRRVLGANALLFLSVNMYGVFVRILAGRSQRKALLQARNCIEDRLRLEDENEKQATRLQVCVATRPAPGATGANPRACAARPRPGALLSGAPPSARPTVRSVRQAGRQQLVERTAGRQVSPAMPVLLPPTAAAAAAAAARSLWEARRWPSGGRGTSCPARGRRARAPRWSAGRCSTRGRAAATCDLGEGSHGVVWLWRRIWLLLTVTGSLSMRK